GGCGCTCGCCACGGCGTAGCCGTCGACGGCCGAGTTGTCGGTCGGGGGAACGTCGAACGGCGCGCGCAGGTCTTCGGCCAGCACTCGGCCCAGAGCTTGGGAAACGGGGATCAGCTCGGGCGCGGCAATCGTGGTGACCTGGGCGAGGATGCGGGCCTGGGCGTCGGCGACCGAAATCATGACGCCATTATACCCTACTGCGCTTCGCCACCCGGAGGCCGGGCCAAGTCGGGAGCCCGCGCCGGCGTTGCCTTCGGGGCGCTGTGCTATACTACGCGCCGTCCATCGGGAGGCTTTTGTGAAGCACCCCCGCTGCCCGATCTGCAAGGCTCCACACACGCTCCTCAAGGGGCGCCCGCTTCGCGTCCTGCGCGCGACAGCCCGGGCGCTCGCCGGACTCGTCCGCCGGACTCGGCGTCCGCTCCTGGCGCGCCGCCAGAAGCCTGGCCAGTGGTCTGCCGTCGAGGTGATGGCTCATCTGGCGGATGTCGAGATCGCCGCGGGCTTCCGCATCCGGAAGATCGTCTCCGAACCGCGGCCCGCGCTCACGGCCTACGATCAGGAAGCCTGGGCGAAGGCGCTTCGGTATCCCCGCCAGGATCCGCGCTCGCTCCTGCACACGTTTCGGGCCGTCAGGGAATCCAACCTCCGGATCCTCCGCTCGCTGGCTCCGGTCCAGCGGCGCCGGGTTGGCGTCCACTCGGAATACGGCCCGCTCCGCCTCGACCAGCTTGTGGAGCACCTGGCCGAGCACGACTTGAACCACCTGAACCAGATCCGCCAGAACCTGCGGAGGCGCGCTGCCCGCCGGTGACGCTGCCCCTTCCGCTGAGAAACCGGCTCGCCGAGCTGATCCTCGACGCCTTCCGGGAACGGGACGCGCGCTCCGTCCTGGGCGCCCTCGGTCGTTACTGCCAGGAGGGCTTGGTGTCCGCTGCCGCCCTTCCCTCAGGGTTTCCCGTGGAGTTCTTCGACCAGCGCAACGGCCGCCTCGCCCTCAAGGGGGCATACGGTGCCTTTCGCGACGAGCTCTGTGAGCGCGTGAGGCGCGCCTGGTCGGTGGTGAAGGAGTGGCCGGCTTCGGGCCATGATCTCTCGCTCGGTCAGGCCCTCGAGCAGGCCGCCGCCCTTTTCGACGTCCGCCTCGACTTCGAGGTCCACGAGCTGTTGGAGCCGTTCTGGGTGGCCGCTCAGGGACCTGTCCGGGAGGCGTTACAGGGCTTCATCCAGGTCGCAGTCGGGTATCACCATCTTGCGAGCGGAAACGTTGCGGGTGCCCGGAGCTTGCTGGCTGAGGGGAGCGCCAGATTGCGGGGCCAGCGTCTCGCGGAGCTGGATCTCGACCTTTTCGCGCAGGCGGTGCAGCGGTCGCTCGACGCTGTCGACCGGCCCGAGGCTTCGGGGAAATTCGACTGGAGCCTCGTCCCGCCGTTTCCGCGGCTGCGCTGAGCATGGGCGGCGTAGGGTCCTCTCTGGGCCAGCGAGGTTGCCACGCCGAGCACCTCAAGCGGTCCATCCCGAACGCGTCACTGACGGTGATCGAGGGGAGCGGGCACATCCCGCATCTCGAGACGCCCGCGCCTTTCCTCGAGGTGGTGCGAGCGTTCCTGGCGACTCAAGATCGGCGCGGAACTTCGTGAAACAAAGAACATTCTCGCCGCAGTAAACCCTTGACAGCCCGCACCCTTAGCATTAACGTAAGTCAACGCGCAAAGGGTTCGGACCTTTGCGGCATTCTGGGGAGTGCCCTCAAAGATCGCGACTCTTTGAGGGCTTTTTCGTATCGGGGGAGGGTGTCCCCCAGCGCCGCTGGCGACTCGAGGCGGATTTTTTGAACTCGCTCCGTTCGCGGCAGGAGGATCGTGATGCCCGCAAAGCTGTTCGTCGGTAACCTTTCCTTTCAGGCCACCGAGGAGGACCTGCGGGAGCTGTTCCAGCAGGCCGGCACGGTTGAGTCGGTGCGGATCGTGACGGATCAGTTCACCGGCCGGCCCCGCGGCTTCGGCTTCGTGGAAATGTCCACGAAGGAGGAGGCCACCAAGGCGATCGAGATGCTGAACGGCCGGCTTTTCCGCGACCGGAACCTGGTGGTGGACGAAGCCCGACCTCAGCCCCAGCGCGGCTCAGGCCCGCGGGGTGATCGCGGCCCTCGAGGAGGAGGTGGCGGCTGGCGGCGGTAACGCCTGTTTTGGGACTAAACCCGGGGGTGTCGCAGCCCCCGGGTTTTTTCGCTTGACAAATACTCAACATGTGTTGAGATTAGTGCCGTGGAGCCTCAATGGGGAGCTCGCGCCTATGAGTTCATCGCCCGGCCGACAGAGCGGCGCGGGCAGATCCTCCACCCGTTCGCGATTCCGTGCATGCAGGGAGTGCTTGCCCTCAACGTGACTCGCGGCTGCGCCCACTCCTGCGCGTATTGCTACTGCCGTGCCTATCCCGAGGCGCCGCCGCCGGGGCAGCTCCCGGTCTATGAGAACCTTCCGGCCAGGCTCGAAGCGGAGCTGGCGAAGATGCGACGGCTTCCGCGGGCCGTCAGCCTCTGCACGGCCAGCGACCCGTTCCAGCCCTTTGCGAGCGTCCTGGGCGTGACCTACCGGGCAGCGGAGCTCCTGCTCGAGCGGGGGATCACCGTCACGTTTCTCACCAAAGGGTGGATCCCCGAGGAGTTCATCGCGCTCTTCGGTCGCTACCGGCAGCAGGTCAAGGCCCGCATCGGGCTCTTGTCGCTCGACCCGCGCTACCACCGGCTCTTCGAGCCGGGAAGCGCGCTCGCCGAGGCGAGGCTTGACAACGTCAGGCGGCTCAAGGAGGCAGGAGTGGCAGTGGGAGTGAGGCACGATCCGGTGATCCCCGGGGTAACGGACGAGTCGGACGAGCTCGACCGCCTCTTCAGGGCGCTCGCCGCCGAGGAGATCACCCACCTGGACGTGGGTTACCTCTACGTGCGCCCCGGCATCGCGCGGCTCCTGGCTGATGAGCTGCCGCCCGCCGTTTCACGGCCCTTGCTGAGGCGGTTCAGGGGAGGACCGATCGCCGCGGTAGCGGCGTCGACCTCGACCCAGCTCCTTCCGGCCGATCTGCGAATCCGGAGCTTCTTCAAGCTGCGCATGACCGCGCGCGAGCATGGGATTAGTCCGATCCTCTGCCGCTGCAAGAACCCGGACCTCGACGCAGCGGGCCGCTGCCAGGGCTCCCGCGAGCTGGCCTATCCCGTGCTGCCGCGCCACGCCCGGCAGCTCTCCCTCGCGCTCGCCTGAGGTGCGCACGATCGAGCGAGCCGATGGGAGTGACGTGCCGACCCTCCAACCGTGCCGGGCCAATGCTCAAAATATCCCAAACGCGGCACAGAATCGGAAGGCCCGGCGTGCAATCCGTCGCAGCCATAACTGGATGATGCCGACCAGTGTTCATCGGGAACGGCTCGGAGTGGGGACCTTGACAAGGTCTTGGGGAAGCTAACAGAATCGCCGCAGTTGTTGGAGGTTTCAGGAGCAGGATATGCTGACCAGCCTAATCACGCCCGGTCTCCCAGCAGGCGCGTCGGCGCGAGCGGCTACGTGAATGGAAGGAGTTTGTCGCAGAGCAGGCCCGGGCCGCTCTCGATGCCCCGCGCGAGTTGGCGACACAACCCGTTGCCATAAGGTTGTTGTACCTGTACGACGAGGCTGC
The nucleotide sequence above comes from Candidatus Rokuibacteriota bacterium. Encoded proteins:
- a CDS encoding RNA-binding protein; this encodes MPAKLFVGNLSFQATEEDLRELFQQAGTVESVRIVTDQFTGRPRGFGFVEMSTKEEATKAIEMLNGRLFRDRNLVVDEARPQPQRGSGPRGDRGPRGGGGGWRR
- a CDS encoding DUF309 domain-containing protein, which codes for MTLPLPLRNRLAELILDAFRERDARSVLGALGRYCQEGLVSAAALPSGFPVEFFDQRNGRLALKGAYGAFRDELCERVRRAWSVVKEWPASGHDLSLGQALEQAAALFDVRLDFEVHELLEPFWVAAQGPVREALQGFIQVAVGYHHLASGNVAGARSLLAEGSARLRGQRLAELDLDLFAQAVQRSLDAVDRPEASGKFDWSLVPPFPRLR
- a CDS encoding radical SAM protein; translated protein: MEPQWGARAYEFIARPTERRGQILHPFAIPCMQGVLALNVTRGCAHSCAYCYCRAYPEAPPPGQLPVYENLPARLEAELAKMRRLPRAVSLCTASDPFQPFASVLGVTYRAAELLLERGITVTFLTKGWIPEEFIALFGRYRQQVKARIGLLSLDPRYHRLFEPGSALAEARLDNVRRLKEAGVAVGVRHDPVIPGVTDESDELDRLFRALAAEEITHLDVGYLYVRPGIARLLADELPPAVSRPLLRRFRGGPIAAVAASTSTQLLPADLRIRSFFKLRMTAREHGISPILCRCKNPDLDAAGRCQGSRELAYPVLPRHARQLSLALA
- a CDS encoding DinB family protein, giving the protein MKHPRCPICKAPHTLLKGRPLRVLRATARALAGLVRRTRRPLLARRQKPGQWSAVEVMAHLADVEIAAGFRIRKIVSEPRPALTAYDQEAWAKALRYPRQDPRSLLHTFRAVRESNLRILRSLAPVQRRRVGVHSEYGPLRLDQLVEHLAEHDLNHLNQIRQNLRRRAARR